In Bradyrhizobium guangxiense, the following are encoded in one genomic region:
- a CDS encoding caspase family protein, which produces MTRRLFRILAALGLAAGLSGLALPAHAEKRVALVVGNNDYRNVPKLLKAVNDARTMGDTLKQLGFSVMVAENQNRQQFSETLLAFDKAIEPGDTAFFFYAGHGFEIAGQNYLLPTDVPAATEGQEELVRDASILADRIIERLQNKKARTSILVFDACRNNPFERKGTRAVAGGGGLAPMTQLPEGVFSVFSAGPRQTALDRLSSDDTNPNSVFTRTFARELLKPGETLVQVAQRTRRAVSEMADTVKHRQVPVYFDQMVDDVFLSGMAKDAATRPDEPPPQKLAALPPVSVPQLPKEEATNAPIASFSRHNGGWSVVFSFADPTLGISWRMAGKGDFRETGFIDTLDPRTRKRMPNPSIELPPDAQAGTIEVRYVDQAGDMQGPFPIRFDPEAALIRDQRKILDMTATSWLSFREFNGLLVYYTHLVSYRCAIREVRIGIDTAVPNQVLKMPPCDMRDPSAITAGMPLYMKLAPGTQSVSVELTYRDGSVSEIKSFKSANRSNN; this is translated from the coding sequence ATGACGCGTCGGCTTTTCAGAATTCTGGCGGCGCTTGGCCTGGCAGCTGGCCTCAGTGGCCTTGCGCTTCCGGCCCATGCCGAGAAGCGCGTCGCCCTCGTCGTCGGCAACAACGACTACAGGAACGTCCCCAAGCTGCTCAAGGCCGTCAACGACGCCCGCACTATGGGCGACACGCTGAAGCAGCTCGGCTTCTCGGTGATGGTCGCGGAGAACCAGAACCGGCAGCAATTCTCGGAGACGCTGCTCGCCTTCGACAAGGCGATCGAGCCGGGCGATACCGCGTTCTTCTTCTACGCCGGGCACGGCTTCGAGATCGCAGGCCAGAACTATCTGCTGCCGACCGACGTGCCTGCGGCGACGGAAGGGCAGGAGGAGCTGGTGCGCGACGCCTCCATCCTCGCCGATCGCATCATCGAGCGCCTGCAGAACAAGAAGGCGCGGACGTCGATCCTGGTGTTCGACGCCTGCCGCAACAATCCGTTCGAGCGCAAGGGCACCCGCGCCGTCGCCGGCGGCGGCGGACTTGCGCCGATGACGCAACTGCCCGAAGGCGTGTTCTCGGTGTTCTCGGCCGGTCCGCGCCAGACCGCGCTCGACCGTCTGTCCAGCGACGACACTAATCCGAATTCGGTGTTCACGCGCACCTTCGCCAGGGAGCTGCTCAAGCCCGGCGAGACCCTCGTGCAGGTGGCGCAGCGCACCCGCCGCGCCGTCAGCGAGATGGCCGATACCGTCAAGCACAGGCAGGTGCCGGTCTATTTCGACCAGATGGTCGATGACGTGTTCCTCAGCGGCATGGCGAAGGATGCCGCGACGCGGCCGGACGAGCCGCCGCCGCAGAAGCTCGCGGCGTTGCCGCCGGTGTCAGTGCCGCAACTGCCGAAGGAGGAGGCCACCAACGCGCCGATCGCGAGCTTCTCGCGGCACAATGGCGGCTGGAGCGTGGTGTTCTCATTCGCCGACCCGACGCTCGGCATCTCCTGGCGCATGGCCGGCAAGGGCGATTTCCGCGAGACCGGATTCATCGACACGCTCGATCCGCGCACGCGCAAGCGGATGCCGAACCCGTCGATCGAATTGCCGCCGGATGCGCAGGCCGGCACCATCGAGGTCCGCTATGTCGATCAGGCCGGCGACATGCAGGGCCCGTTCCCGATCAGGTTCGATCCCGAGGCCGCGCTGATCCGCGACCAGCGCAAGATCCTCGACATGACCGCGACGAGCTGGCTGTCGTTCCGCGAGTTCAACGGGCTCTTGGTCTACTACACGCACCTCGTGTCCTATCGCTGCGCCATCCGCGAGGTGCGCATCGGCATCGACACCGCCGTGCCCAACCAGGTTCTGAAGATGCCGCCTTGCGACATGCGCGACCCCAGCGCGATCACCGCCGGCATGCCGCTCTACATGAAGCTCGCCCCAGGCACGCAGTCCGTCTCGGTGGAGCTGACCTATCGCGACGGCAGCGTCTCCGAGATCAAGAGCTTTAAGAGCGCGAACCGCAGCAACAATTGA
- a CDS encoding HesB/IscA family protein — MTQISSGSTPASTPKPRRPRPQVMRLTDAAAQRITELTQRADSEIVGLRVGVKNGGCAGQSYTVEYAHEIRPTDEVVEDKGVKILVDPKAVLFLLGTEMDYKADKMQAQFVFNNPNQISACGCGESVELRPATIAD, encoded by the coding sequence ATGACCCAGATTTCGTCAGGTTCGACCCCAGCATCCACTCCGAAGCCGCGGCGTCCGCGCCCGCAGGTGATGCGGCTGACGGATGCGGCTGCCCAGCGCATCACCGAGCTGACCCAGCGCGCCGATTCCGAAATCGTCGGCCTGCGCGTCGGCGTGAAAAACGGCGGCTGCGCCGGCCAGTCCTACACGGTCGAATACGCCCACGAGATCCGGCCGACCGACGAGGTCGTCGAGGACAAGGGCGTCAAGATCCTGGTCGACCCCAAGGCCGTGCTGTTCCTGCTCGGCACCGAGATGGACTACAAGGCCGACAAGATGCAGGCCCAGTTCGTCTTCAACAATCCCAATCAGATTTCCGCCTGCGGCTGCGGCGAGTCGGTCGAGCTGCGGCCGGCCACGATCGCTGACTAA
- a CDS encoding GGDEF domain-containing protein: MVKVLDEHERTMAFAEVALGQIRSLRQTAIPRNYEIWYVYATGYNAPLNKIINETLARSGKLTEADLEQIYETYLSHIKTTDRIDKVGARVIGEIDDVMKVLSDALGMTSSYDASLSGATEKLSSAKSRDQIKAIVETLLRSTSEMREANKLLEDRLTLSKNEISNLQQSLEAIRAESLTDPLTGLGNRKYFDRMIGMAVQSALASSEPLCLLLFDIDHFKSFNDSYGHLTGDQVLRLVGLSLKQTIKGQDITARYGGEEFAVVLPNTALRQALTVADHIRRAVMAKELKKKSTGEILGRVTISVGVSMLKEGDDTDALIERADACLYAAKRNGRNRVICEADPEYAVETHGRVA; this comes from the coding sequence GTGGTCAAGGTGCTCGACGAACACGAACGCACGATGGCGTTCGCCGAGGTAGCGCTCGGTCAGATCCGATCGCTGCGGCAGACGGCAATTCCCCGCAATTACGAGATCTGGTACGTCTACGCCACCGGCTACAACGCGCCGCTCAACAAGATCATCAACGAGACGCTGGCACGAAGCGGCAAGCTGACCGAGGCCGATCTCGAGCAGATCTACGAGACCTATCTTTCCCATATCAAGACCACCGACCGCATCGACAAGGTCGGCGCGCGCGTCATCGGCGAGATCGACGACGTGATGAAGGTCTTGAGCGATGCACTGGGCATGACCAGCTCCTACGATGCCAGCCTGTCGGGCGCGACCGAGAAGCTGTCGTCGGCCAAGAGCCGTGACCAGATCAAGGCGATCGTCGAAACGCTGCTGCGTTCGACCAGCGAGATGCGCGAGGCCAACAAGCTGCTGGAAGACCGCCTGACGCTGTCGAAGAACGAGATCAGCAATCTCCAGCAGAGCCTGGAGGCGATCCGCGCCGAGAGCCTGACCGATCCGCTCACCGGCCTCGGAAATCGCAAATATTTCGACCGCATGATCGGCATGGCCGTGCAGAGCGCGCTGGCCTCGAGCGAGCCGCTGTGTCTGCTGCTGTTCGACATCGATCACTTCAAGTCGTTCAACGATTCCTACGGCCATCTCACTGGTGACCAGGTGCTGCGGCTCGTCGGCCTTTCGCTAAAGCAGACCATCAAGGGTCAGGACATCACCGCGCGCTATGGCGGCGAGGAATTCGCGGTCGTGCTGCCCAACACGGCGCTGCGCCAGGCCCTCACGGTGGCCGATCACATCCGCCGCGCCGTGATGGCAAAGGAATTGAAGAAGAAGTCGACCGGCGAGATCCTCGGCCGCGTCACCATTTCCGTCGGGGTCTCCATGCTCAAGGAAGGCGACGATACCGACGCGCTGATCGAGCGTGCCGATGCCTGCCTCTACGCCGCCAAGCGCAACGGCCGCAACCGCGTGATCTGCGAAGCGGATCCGGAATACGCGGTCGAGACCCACGGCCGGGTGGCCTGA
- a CDS encoding SUF system Fe-S cluster assembly protein yields the protein MSDTAEIKANPMETHSALPPEETERLTREIIAGLKTVFDPEIPADIYELGLIYKVEIKDDRSVDVQMTLTTPNCPAAGELPTMVENAVASVPGVGVVDVKVVWEPPWSPERMSDEARLVLNMW from the coding sequence ATGAGTGACACGGCCGAAATCAAAGCCAATCCGATGGAGACCCATTCGGCGCTGCCGCCGGAGGAGACCGAGCGGCTGACCCGCGAGATCATCGCCGGGCTCAAGACCGTGTTCGATCCGGAAATCCCGGCCGACATTTACGAGCTCGGGCTGATCTACAAGGTCGAGATCAAGGACGACCGTTCGGTCGACGTCCAGATGACGCTGACGACACCGAACTGCCCGGCCGCCGGCGAGCTGCCGACCATGGTCGAGAACGCGGTTGCCAGCGTTCCCGGCGTCGGCGTGGTCGACGTCAAGGTAGTTTGGGAGCCGCCGTGGTCGCCCGAGCGCATGAGCGACGAGGCGCGCCTCGTCCTCAACATGTGGTGA
- a CDS encoding alpha/beta fold hydrolase, protein MPRSVSTFAFAPHFTDAPAFRMHFVDEGPRHGEVVLCLHGEPTWGYLFRHLIPVLSATHRVIVPDHMGFGKSETPATRSYWLQDHIDNLEKFVLALDLTDITLVMHDFGGPVGMGFAARHPDRIRRLVSTNGPTPFGQVDLLERVTANAAVSPWFRWIAQAEADGTLEVVLGQLGFNILSTLKLNGFENNAIISDDWLEAYGAPFANPAECLGAIGWAKGFAIGAHQFATPGAAADRIIRGRPALAIWGEADRTLHAAHFLPLFEAVFPGASVHRLTGAGHYCLEDAPETVNRLIAEFINQT, encoded by the coding sequence ATGCCACGTTCGGTGAGCACCTTTGCCTTTGCGCCGCATTTCACGGACGCCCCTGCGTTCCGGATGCACTTCGTCGATGAGGGGCCTCGCCATGGCGAGGTCGTCCTCTGCCTTCATGGCGAGCCGACCTGGGGCTACCTGTTCCGTCACCTGATTCCGGTGTTGAGCGCGACGCATCGCGTCATCGTCCCGGACCACATGGGATTTGGAAAGAGCGAGACGCCGGCCACGCGCAGTTATTGGCTGCAGGACCATATCGACAATCTGGAGAAGTTCGTCCTCGCGCTGGACCTGACCGACATCACGCTCGTGATGCATGATTTCGGCGGCCCGGTCGGCATGGGATTCGCGGCGCGGCACCCGGACCGTATCCGGCGGCTCGTCTCGACCAACGGCCCGACACCATTCGGTCAAGTCGATCTGCTGGAGCGCGTGACTGCAAATGCCGCTGTTTCACCGTGGTTTCGGTGGATTGCGCAAGCCGAAGCAGACGGCACTCTCGAAGTGGTGCTTGGGCAACTCGGCTTCAACATCTTGAGCACGCTGAAGCTGAATGGTTTCGAGAACAACGCGATCATCAGCGACGATTGGCTTGAGGCCTATGGCGCGCCGTTTGCCAATCCGGCCGAATGCCTCGGGGCGATCGGCTGGGCGAAGGGCTTTGCGATCGGCGCACACCAGTTCGCGACGCCTGGTGCCGCAGCAGATCGCATCATCCGCGGCAGGCCAGCGCTGGCGATCTGGGGCGAGGCGGACCGCACGCTTCACGCGGCGCACTTTTTGCCGCTCTTCGAAGCGGTCTTCCCCGGTGCGAGCGTCCATCGTCTCACTGGAGCCGGCCACTACTGTCTCGAGGATGCGCCCGAGACCGTGAATCGTCTGATCGCGGAATTCATCAACCAGACCTGA
- a CDS encoding TfoX/Sxy family protein has translation MDREFLTDLFADFGPVTIRKMFSGYGISADGVNFALSLRAGLFFRADEATIPAFETEGSKPFQYSTRAKTVVVNSYWELPARLFDDSEEFAQWARAALAAARRAKVKKRPKGKKAARKKVVPKKGVAKKVAKKTVRRVSKAKRAHGSR, from the coding sequence ATGGACCGCGAATTCCTGACCGACCTGTTCGCCGATTTCGGACCCGTCACCATCCGCAAGATGTTCTCGGGCTACGGCATCTCCGCCGACGGCGTCAATTTCGCGCTGTCGCTGCGGGCAGGCCTGTTCTTCCGGGCGGACGAGGCGACCATCCCGGCTTTCGAGACAGAAGGCTCAAAGCCGTTTCAATATTCGACCCGCGCCAAGACGGTGGTGGTGAACTCCTATTGGGAGTTGCCGGCACGCCTGTTCGACGATTCCGAGGAGTTCGCGCAATGGGCGAGGGCGGCCCTCGCCGCCGCCCGGCGTGCCAAGGTGAAGAAGCGACCGAAGGGGAAGAAGGCGGCGAGGAAGAAGGTCGTGCCGAAGAAGGGTGTGGCGAAGAAGGTCGCCAAGAAAACGGTGCGTAGGGTGAGCAAAGCGAAGCGTGCCCACGGCTCAAGATGA
- the fabA gene encoding bifunctional 3-hydroxydecanoyl-ACP dehydratase/trans-2-decenoyl-ACP isomerase, which produces MPNPHDFHTPQPSYSRDELLRSSEGGYFGPGNAQLPAPPMLMMDRIAEISMDGGAFGKGHIVGELDIAPDHWFFNCHYRGDALMPPTLGLDAMWQMIGYWLGWSGSPGKGRAIGVGEVECTGEITPNTQRVRYEVAMRMVRRGKLVLGIADGRVLADGICVFTAKDMRVGLTKAGD; this is translated from the coding sequence TTGCCCAATCCTCACGATTTCCATACGCCGCAACCGTCCTACAGCAGGGACGAGCTGCTGAGATCGAGCGAAGGCGGCTATTTCGGCCCCGGCAACGCGCAATTGCCGGCACCGCCGATGCTGATGATGGATCGCATCGCGGAAATCAGCATGGACGGCGGCGCGTTCGGCAAGGGCCATATCGTCGGCGAGCTCGACATCGCGCCGGACCATTGGTTCTTCAATTGCCATTATCGCGGGGATGCGCTGATGCCGCCCACGCTGGGGCTCGATGCCATGTGGCAGATGATCGGCTATTGGCTGGGCTGGTCGGGCTCGCCGGGCAAGGGCCGCGCCATCGGCGTCGGCGAGGTGGAGTGCACCGGCGAGATCACACCGAACACACAACGCGTGCGCTACGAGGTCGCGATGCGGATGGTCCGCCGCGGCAAGCTGGTGCTCGGCATCGCCGACGGGCGCGTGCTGGCGGACGGCATCTGCGTGTTCACGGCAAAGGACATGAGGGTCGGCCTGACCAAGGCCGGGGATTGA
- a CDS encoding helix-turn-helix domain-containing protein, which produces MYRWCTDEVEPNDRFDYWREVRSKGLFGVTAELERERRTDFFGEFSLRQLGGAGLVELKASAYTVERSTSDIAYAPGDAICVYQQLGSGGWFGGMRGNDFAIANGSFATSHTDLPYRTTPLGAGGFHLRILKIPVSSIPAQDKRMRELSPKTFADSTLSPLLGACFAELGAASTDEGAEDATSLVQALAHLALIERGIVRPGSRRGQAALRTARLSQARRLIARHLQNPDLAPTMVADDLGVSVRHLHILFETAAKSFSQTVTDERLKQSRRLMREAPERLIADIAAACGFESLATYYRVFNAAYGMAPGDFRAQGSEGR; this is translated from the coding sequence GTGTATCGCTGGTGTACCGACGAGGTCGAGCCGAACGATCGCTTCGACTATTGGCGCGAGGTGCGCTCCAAGGGACTGTTCGGCGTCACCGCCGAGCTCGAGCGCGAACGGCGCACGGATTTCTTCGGCGAATTCTCGTTGCGCCAGCTTGGCGGCGCCGGTCTCGTCGAGCTGAAGGCCTCGGCCTACACAGTCGAGCGCAGCACGTCCGACATCGCCTATGCGCCGGGTGACGCCATCTGCGTTTATCAGCAACTCGGCAGCGGCGGCTGGTTCGGCGGCATGCGCGGAAACGACTTTGCGATCGCCAACGGCAGCTTTGCCACCAGCCACACCGACCTGCCCTACCGCACCACGCCGCTCGGCGCAGGCGGCTTTCATCTGCGCATCCTGAAGATTCCGGTCAGCAGCATCCCGGCGCAGGACAAGCGCATGCGCGAGCTTTCGCCGAAGACATTCGCTGATTCCACCCTGTCGCCCCTGCTCGGTGCCTGCTTTGCCGAGCTCGGCGCAGCGTCCACCGACGAAGGCGCCGAGGACGCGACCTCCCTGGTTCAGGCTTTGGCCCATCTGGCGCTGATCGAGCGCGGCATCGTGCGGCCCGGTAGCCGGCGCGGACAGGCCGCGCTGCGGACCGCCCGCCTCTCGCAGGCCAGACGCCTGATTGCGCGCCATTTGCAAAACCCGGATCTGGCGCCGACCATGGTGGCCGACGACCTCGGGGTGTCGGTGCGCCACCTGCACATACTGTTCGAGACAGCGGCGAAAAGCTTCTCGCAGACCGTGACGGACGAACGGCTGAAGCAGAGCCGCCGCCTAATGCGCGAGGCGCCGGAGCGGCTGATCGCCGATATCGCAGCCGCCTGCGGCTTCGAGAGCCTGGCGACCTATTACCGGGTCTTCAACGCCGCCTACGGCATGGCCCCCGGTGACTTCCGGGCCCAGGGCTCGGAGGGACGCTAG
- a CDS encoding winged helix-turn-helix transcriptional regulator: protein MGRRISHKDSLCGVARPLDAIGDWWSLLIVRDAFDGLRRFGEFQKSLGLSKNILSARLRNLVAHGIMDIVPAAEDGPYQEYELTEKGRGLFLVLAALRQWGEDFCFAPEEAHVLLVDKKSALPVRRLELRARDGRILGPADTIVRPAPNMASVALARPQIRPATKRRGLKLRTKK from the coding sequence ATGGGCAGGAGGATTAGTCACAAGGATTCGCTGTGCGGCGTCGCGCGCCCTCTGGACGCGATCGGCGACTGGTGGTCGCTTCTGATCGTGCGCGACGCCTTCGATGGCTTGCGCCGGTTCGGGGAGTTTCAGAAAAGTCTCGGCCTCTCCAAGAACATCCTGTCGGCCCGGCTGCGCAATCTCGTGGCACACGGCATCATGGACATTGTGCCTGCGGCAGAGGACGGCCCATATCAGGAATATGAGCTGACCGAGAAGGGACGCGGGCTGTTTCTGGTTCTTGCAGCGCTCAGACAGTGGGGCGAAGATTTTTGCTTCGCGCCTGAAGAGGCCCACGTGCTGCTGGTCGACAAAAAATCCGCGCTTCCCGTACGCAGGCTCGAGCTACGGGCTCGAGATGGACGCATTCTCGGTCCCGCCGACACGATTGTGCGGCCCGCGCCAAACATGGCCAGCGTCGCGCTGGCGCGCCCACAAATTCGGCCGGCTACGAAGCGCCGTGGTCTCAAGTTACGTACCAAGAAGTAG
- a CDS encoding DEAD/DEAH box helicase: protein MSFSNLGLSEKVLAAVAATGYTNPTPIQEQAIPHVLARKDVLGIAQTGTGKTAAFVLPMLTILEKGRARARMPRTLILEPTRELAAQVKENFDRYGAGQKLNVALLIGGVSFGDQDAKLMRGVDVLIATPGRLLDHTERGGLLLTGVELLVIDEADRMLDMGFIPDIERICKLVPFTRQTLFFTATMPPEIRRITEAFLHNPQKVEVSKPATTAVTVTQAQVPAGREAHEKRELLRRLLREAKDLKNAIIFCNRKREVAIVHKSLQKHGFSVGALHGDMDQPARMAALDQFRKGELPLLVASDVAARGLDIPEVSHVFNFDVPHPPDDYVHRIGRTGRAGRTGTAISIVTPLDQKSMAAIEKLIGQSIPRAEGDYDVHTEAGDGAEQPRGRERSRGGRGKPQRGRDRERSHEPREARGEARHSSETRHSSETRHASDARQSSEARHRSDDKRRAEPRRDARPQANHAHVPSIGRPEPRRQREVDTEPGDHSHLPAFLLRPVRSPAGA, encoded by the coding sequence ATGTCCTTTTCAAATCTCGGACTGTCCGAAAAAGTCCTCGCCGCAGTGGCGGCCACCGGTTACACCAATCCCACCCCCATTCAGGAACAGGCGATCCCCCACGTCCTCGCACGCAAGGACGTGCTCGGCATCGCCCAGACCGGCACCGGCAAGACCGCGGCCTTCGTGCTGCCGATGCTCACCATCCTCGAAAAAGGGCGCGCCCGGGCACGCATGCCGCGCACGCTGATCCTTGAGCCGACCCGTGAGCTCGCGGCCCAGGTCAAGGAGAACTTCGACCGCTACGGTGCCGGCCAGAAGCTCAACGTCGCCCTCCTGATCGGCGGCGTCTCCTTCGGCGACCAGGACGCCAAGCTGATGCGCGGCGTCGACGTGCTGATCGCAACGCCCGGCCGCCTACTCGACCACACCGAGCGCGGCGGCCTCCTGCTCACCGGCGTCGAGCTGCTCGTCATCGACGAAGCCGACCGCATGCTCGACATGGGCTTCATTCCCGACATCGAGCGCATCTGCAAGCTGGTCCCGTTCACCCGGCAGACCCTGTTCTTCACCGCGACCATGCCGCCGGAAATCCGGCGCATCACCGAAGCCTTCCTGCACAATCCCCAGAAGGTCGAGGTCTCCAAGCCCGCCACCACCGCCGTCACCGTGACGCAGGCCCAGGTGCCTGCCGGCCGCGAGGCGCACGAGAAGCGCGAGTTGCTGCGCCGCCTGCTGCGCGAAGCCAAGGACCTCAAGAACGCGATCATCTTCTGCAATCGCAAGCGCGAGGTCGCGATCGTTCACAAGTCGCTGCAGAAGCACGGCTTCAGCGTCGGCGCACTGCACGGCGACATGGACCAGCCGGCCCGCATGGCCGCGCTCGACCAGTTCCGCAAGGGCGAGCTGCCGCTGCTTGTCGCCTCCGACGTTGCCGCCCGCGGCCTCGACATCCCCGAGGTCAGCCACGTCTTCAATTTCGACGTCCCCCATCCCCCCGACGACTACGTCCACCGCATCGGCCGTACCGGCCGTGCTGGCCGCACCGGCACTGCGATCTCGATCGTGACACCGCTCGACCAGAAGTCGATGGCGGCCATCGAGAAGCTGATCGGCCAGAGCATTCCGCGCGCCGAGGGCGATTACGACGTCCACACCGAAGCCGGCGATGGGGCCGAGCAGCCGCGCGGCCGCGAACGTTCACGCGGCGGACGCGGCAAGCCGCAGCGCGGCCGCGATCGTGAGCGCAGCCATGAGCCGCGGGAGGCCCGTGGCGAGGCAAGACATTCTTCTGAGACGAGACATTCCTCAGAGACCCGGCACGCCTCGGACGCACGACAGTCCTCCGAAGCGCGGCATCGGTCCGACGACAAGCGCAGGGCGGAGCCGCGGCGCGACGCGCGCCCGCAGGCCAATCATGCGCATGTGCCGTCGATCGGCCGTCCCGAGCCGCGCCGCCAACGCGAGGTCGACACCGAGCCGGGCGATCACTCGCATCTGCCGGCGTTTCTGCTGCGGCCGGTTCGCTCCCCCGCCGGCGCCTGA
- a CDS encoding cysteine desulfurase encodes MSTHPAVKNGAYDVARVRQDFPALSLQVYGKKLVYLDNAASAQKPSAVLDRMTQAYTSEYANVHRGLHYLANAATEAYEGSRTRVAQFINAPRTEEVIFTRNATEAINLVASSWGGPNIKEGDEIVISIMEHHSNIVPWHFLRERQGAVIKWAPVDDEGNFLIDEFEKLLTSKTKLVAITQMSNALGTIVPVKDVVKIAHARGIPVLVDGSQGAVHLPIDVQDIGCDFYVFTGHKVYGPTGIGVLWAKYDHLVAMRPFNGGGEMIREVTRDVVTYGDPPHKFEAGTPAIVEAVGLGAAIDYVNSIGKERIAAHEADLTAYAQERLREINSLRLIGTARGKGPVISFELRGAHAHDVATVIDRQGIAVRAGTHCVMPLLERFNVTATCRASFGMYNTREEVDHLAQALLKARDLFA; translated from the coding sequence ATGAGCACGCATCCCGCGGTCAAGAACGGAGCCTATGACGTTGCGCGCGTGCGCCAGGATTTTCCGGCGCTTAGCCTGCAGGTCTACGGCAAGAAGCTGGTCTATCTCGACAATGCCGCCTCGGCGCAGAAGCCGAGCGCGGTGCTCGACCGCATGACGCAGGCCTATACGTCCGAATACGCCAACGTGCATCGAGGCCTGCATTACCTCGCCAATGCGGCGACGGAGGCCTATGAGGGCAGCCGCACCAGGGTGGCGCAGTTCATCAACGCGCCGCGTACGGAAGAAGTGATCTTCACCCGCAACGCGACGGAAGCAATCAACCTCGTCGCGTCCTCGTGGGGTGGCCCGAACATCAAGGAAGGCGACGAGATCGTCATCTCGATCATGGAGCACCACTCCAACATCGTGCCCTGGCATTTCCTGAGAGAACGCCAGGGTGCGGTGATCAAATGGGCGCCGGTCGACGACGAGGGCAATTTCCTCATCGACGAGTTCGAGAAGCTGCTGACGTCAAAGACCAAGCTGGTCGCGATCACGCAGATGTCGAACGCGCTTGGCACCATCGTGCCCGTCAAGGACGTGGTGAAGATCGCCCATGCCCGCGGCATTCCCGTGCTGGTCGACGGCAGCCAGGGCGCGGTGCATCTGCCGATCGACGTCCAAGACATCGGCTGCGACTTCTACGTCTTCACCGGCCACAAGGTGTACGGTCCGACCGGCATCGGCGTGCTCTGGGCCAAGTACGACCACCTCGTCGCGATGCGCCCGTTCAACGGCGGCGGCGAGATGATCCGCGAGGTCACGCGCGACGTCGTCACCTATGGCGATCCCCCGCACAAATTCGAGGCGGGCACGCCGGCGATCGTCGAGGCGGTCGGCCTTGGCGCGGCCATCGACTACGTCAACTCGATCGGCAAGGAGCGCATCGCGGCCCACGAGGCCGACCTCACCGCCTACGCCCAGGAGCGCCTGCGCGAGATCAACTCGCTGCGGCTGATCGGCACGGCACGGGGCAAGGGCCCGGTGATCTCCTTCGAGCTTAGGGGTGCTCACGCGCACGATGTCGCGACCGTGATCGACCGCCAGGGCATCGCGGTGCGCGCCGGCACCCATTGCGTGATGCCGCTTTTAGAGCGGTTCAACGTCACAGCCACCTGCCGGGCCTCGTTCGGCATGTATAATACGCGGGAAGAAGTCGATCATCTGGCACAGGCGCTTTTGAAGGCGCGGGATTTGTTCGCATGA